The DNA window TGAAAGCAGCCCCGGAGCCCCAAACCCGAATCCCCAGCCTCAGGGGGTGCCAGGATCCCTCAGCCCACCTACCTGGCCCATCAGAACGGAGATGCTGGCCAAGGACCTGGGATGCACAAGGGCAGAGGttgagctcagggctgtgcccaggcaggctgCGGGGGTacagggggtgccaggggttCTGGGGGCAccatggggccctgccctgACCTTTGCACCGTCTGCGAGGCCACCAGGAAGGACATGAGGTCACCGGGGGAGAGCTGGTCTCCAGCCATCAGGGAGCCGCCCACGAAGATGGTTCCCAGGACGATGCCTGTGGGACGGGGGCAGAGCTGGATTTGAAGGGGATGTGCGGAAGGGGCATGGAGGAGGTCCTGCCCAAGGGAGTGCCACCCCAGGGCGCACTGTGTGACCCCCACTGACCGTTGAGCGCCAGGttggagagcccctggaagGCGGCGATGCCCAGTCCCAGCTGCTCGCTCAGACATCCGGCACGGTCCACCTCGGCACGGaacagcctggggcaggggtgGGCCGGGGTCCCTCTGCCCCACGCCCACCCCCCCCAGGGCCCTAGCCTTGCCCTtaccctgcctgctgctcctccatggCGAAGGCGCGCACCGTCCGCACGTTGCCCAGCGCCTCGTCGGCCACCACGGTGGCCTTGgccacctgcagggacagcggGGACGTCAGAGACGCCCCACGGCCAcgctcagggctggcagggcaggggctctcAGCGAGGGTTacctgctcctgtgcctggcGGGACAGGCTGCGCAGGAAGGCGCCGATGAAGGCACCGGTGCCCACGAGCGCCGGCAGCGCCACGAGCAGCAGCCCCGTGAGCTTGGGCGAGAGCAGGTACAGCGACACGAAGCAGCCGGCGGTCTGCGTGCCACTGCGCAGGCCCTGCGGGACACAGAGGCTGGGGGCACCGCCGGGCTGGCCCAGGAGATGGCCGGGCTCACCTGGGAGAGGCCGGGCTGGCCCAGGAGATGGCCAGGCTCACCTGGGACATAGCCAGGCTCACCTGGGAGAGGCCGGGCTCACCTGGGAGACGGCCAGCTTGAAGGAAGACTTGAACTCCTGGATGTCGGCCGTCAGCCGTGTCACCAGCTGCCCCGTGCGTGTGGCGTCAAAGAAGGccacctcctgcctgcctgccggGGGAGCGGTGGGTGGGGGGCCCCGGACACCCCCTCTCCCGTGCCCCCCGTGCCGGGGTTACCTGAGCAGGGCGCTGAAGAGAGCCTTGCGCATGTTGCCGGCCACCCGCTCGCCCACGCGGGCCAGCAGCGCGATGTACCCGAAGGTCAGCAGGCCCTGCGGGACGGGGgggtcagcagggctgggggcacccccgggacccccacCCGCCCTTTTGGGGGGTCGGCACTCGCCTGCAGGCAGTAGACGGCGAGGAGGCGCAGGGCCGGGCGCCGCACCTCCCGCAGGTAGGTGGCCACGTGGCCGCGGGCACACCGTGCCACCACGTCCACCAGCTGGCCCAGCAGCACCGGGATGCGCACGTTGAGCAGGGCTGCGCCCAGCGCCAGCTgcggggacacacagggacagggacagggctgtcaCCACACCGGGACAGCAGCACGGGGCGCCATGCCATGGCACTGGGACAGCGGGTGTCACACCGTGGCACTGGGACAGCGGGGGTCATGCCATGGCACCAGACAGTGGCTATCTTGTGTCAGCACTGGGATGGCGGCTGTCACACTGTGCCACTGGGACAGCATGCGTCACACAACAGCGAATACCAGGATGGTGGGTGTCACACAATGGCACCAGGACAGCGGCTGCCACACCCTGGCATGGGGACCATGGTCATCACACTGTGGCACCAGGACAGTGACAAACAGTGGGATGGCGGGTGTCACACCATGTCAATGGGACAATGGCCATCATGCCGTGGCACTGGGACAGTGTGTTACTCCACAGCATAGGTGTGAtacggggacagcggggacaggggCAGCCATGGCCACCCGCCCGGGCTGCTCACCACGACAGCAGCGGAGAGCGCCAGGAGCTGCGGGCGCAGGAAGGTCCAGAACAGGGGCCAGTCAAAGGGGGTCTCCGGGGGGGGCTCTGGCGGCTCGGCAGCGGcaggggggacagcagggacagcggggacagtgGTGGCCTCCTGGCAGCGCGCAGCCGTgcgcagcagccccagcagcacgcAGCCCGAGGCCGAGCCCACCAGGAGCAGCCGGgagcgcggggccgggggcgcggggggcggccgGGGGGGCACGGCCAGCCCCAGGCGCCCCCCATACCTGAAACTGCGGAGAGAGGTGGGTGAAGTGAACCTGGGGGTGAGCCAACCCGGGGGAGCCCCCAGAGACCAGCCCAGGCACCTCAGAATCCCATCTCCCTCACCAGGAGTTGTGTTCCCGCCCCCAAGGGAGCCGGGACCCCCCAGGACCGCCCGGGATCCCGCAGTCCAATCCCCCGCCAGGAGCTGGGGTGCCCCCATCGCTCAAGGCCGGTGAGTCTGGGAAGCCCCGGACGCCGCAGGCTGCCGAGCGCGCGGTCCCCGCCCCGCACCGCACCCAGAGGCGGCTCctcctcccagggcagcccggGGCACCCCAGTACCTGCCCACGTGTTGCCCCCGCCCCGGTTCCCGTCCCGCTGCACCGGGAAGCCCGCGGAGCCCTCAGCCCCCCGGGAGCCCCGGCCTCCCCCGGTCCCCGCGCACGGATCTGGGTGTCCGGGACCCCCGCGAGTTCCCGGCACCCCTGGCTCCCCGCAGCCCGACTCGCACCCCGGGACCCCCGCGACCCCCGAgccggggctgctcccagccggAGATGGGGTTCCCAAGGGAGCCGAGGCTCCGGGATCCGCCCGGGATGCCCCGCGCTCCCCGGTACCTGCGGCCCGGCACGGAGGGCGGCCGGAGCCGGGTCCAGGCGCCCGCCGCCCGCAGCAAGAGCACCGGCAGCGGCATGGCGGCTCCGGGCGGGGGCGGCTCCGGGGGCGGCTCCGGGCGgtgcggggcgggcgcggggcgggcgcggggcgggaccgggcgggcgcggggcgggaccgggcgggcgcggggcgggacCGGGCGGGCGGAGCCCAACACCGCGGCCCGGGCCCTGCGCCGGCCCCGACCCGcaccggccccgctccgccgcctcGGGCCCTTCCCGGGCTCCGCGCCCCGACCCCGCCGATCCCCGGGCCCGGCACACCCGCTCctccccggggccgccccggaCCGCCGGACTCGCACCGGAACCCGCGGCGGAGCTCGGAGCGCGCCCGGCACCCCCGACCCCGCCGCTGCCCGGGCTGCTGCCGGTGCGGCCATggccggcggcggggcccggggcgggcgcggcgcccCCTGAGCGCCCGGCACCGGCGGGACCGGGCCGGCACCGAGCGCCAGGTGAGCGGGGACGGGCAGCGGTACCGGGGCGGCCGAGCCCCGCTGTGCCCGGAGCGGGGTCACGCCGCTCCTCCCCGGGCTCCCGCAGCCCGGCCGCTGCCCCGGGACCCCCAGCCGGGCTGCGCGGGGCACCGGGCCGGTGTGTCCCCTGCGGCCGTGCCGTGTCCCGATGTGTGCTCCCGGGGCACACGGGGCTCACTGACGGGCCCCGTACGGCACAGCCATGTGTCACCACCGGGGCTCGTGTCAGTCGGGGGtgtcaccctgccctgccccacggGCAGGTGTCCGTGTCCCCGTACGGGGTCCCCGTGACACAGGTGACGCTGCGGAAACACAGGCGTGTCCCGGCAGGGTCCCCGGGGCCACTGCCGAGGTCTCCGTGTCCCTCGGGTGCCGCCGTGTCCCTCGGGTGCCGCGTCCCCCGGGCTGTGTCCCTGGCCCCGGGGGTGTCCCTGTCGCCCGGCCCGGGGATCCCCCGGCCCCCCCACCGGGGCTATTTACCCTCCGGGGCTATTTTCAGGCTCCGCGGGTATTTTTGGCCTCGCGGTGCGGAGCGGGTTGGGGACGGGCCGTGCCGATGTCACCCGCCGGGACACCCGATCCCGGGGGCCGCGGccgctgtccccaggggtgttGCACAAGTGGGGTCGCGTCCCTCCCGCTGCATCAGCCCCGCGCGTGAGTCAGCCCCGGACACGTGGGGCCGGACGGTGTCACCCGCGGCCACCGGCCTGGCCGGACAGCGGCTGCGGCCACCGCGGGGGACGCTGGTGACGCGCGGCGCTGCGGGCGGCGGTAAGGGGGCATCGGGAGGGTGAACGGGGGGTCCCGTCCTGCTCCAGGGGTGGGGGTCCCGTCCTTCCCCGGGGGGCGATGGCCCCACCCAGgggtttggggtcccttccaagaGTTTTGGGTCCCGTCCTCCCCTGGGGGGGGGCGTCCTCCTGCCCCAAGGTCCGgggtcctgccctgccccagaggGGCGCGGGCTCCGGTCCTTCCCCGGGGAGGTCCGCAAGGCGCTGAGAGGCCGCCAGGGCTCGGCACCGCTCCCGAGCTGCTCCCGGCTCCGGGGGCGGTGTGTCCGTGCTGAGTGGGGGCTGCGGGCTGTCTGTGGGCACACGAGTCCGTGGGGAGGGGGGCTCGGTGGGGTGAAGGGTGTGGGGGGCTGTGGACACGGGGATCCGTGGGGAGACCCGTGTTCCCCCCGCTCGGGCTGGGCAGCGCAGCGTGGCCCGGGGGAAGGCTGGGGGAGTATTGGGGTCCCTCCCTGGGACCTTGCAGGGTCCGTCCCGGGCAGCCCTGCGGGGTCACGGCAGGCTCTGGCACTGGCCCGGCCGGTGGGACAGGACGGGCCGGTGGCAGCTGCGGTGTCACCTGCGGTGTCACTGCCCGCGGCCGGGGCCAGCTCAGGCCACCCGAATCCGGGGCACGCGGGCGGCACCCCGGCGGCATTTCCGGCACCCCACAtctgccccggcccctccgCGCCCCACCGCCCCATGGCGGCGGCCCCACGGCGGCGGAAGGCGCTCCCGTTCCCCGGCAGGTGATGGCGGAGCACGGAGAGGAGCACCGGGACTACCGGGAGTACCGGCGGCTGGAGGATTGTGAGGAGGACTCGCCCCccggcgaggaggaggaggagcagctgctgctgcacgtCACCGAAGGACCGACAGGTACTGGGGTGCCGTCTGGCGGGGATTCCGGGTCCCGTGGGCTGTTTGGGGACCCAGGAGGTGTTTCTGGGTCCTGGGTGGGGCgcggggggtcccgggggggggCGGTACCACATTCCCACCTGACCCCCCCGTGTTTTTCCCCACAGACTCGTGGCATCACATTAAGGACCTGGACAGTTTCTTCACCAAGAtatcctggcacagcccctggtgGCACTGTGGGGGACAGGGGGGAGCATGGGGTGACTCAGGGGATGGgaggggggacatgggggggtCCATCACTCCTTCATAGCCTCCTTAACCTCCCCGCACATCTACCAGTTCCACCAGAGGAATGGCTTTGCCTGCGTGCTGCTCTCGGACGTGCTGGAGCTGGTGTAAGTGCTGCCACGGTGTCACCGTTGGGTGCCAGGCGGCCCTGAGTGCCCCCAGGCTCCCGCTGACCCCCCGTGCCCCCAGGCAGTTCCTGTTCGTGGTCACCTTCAGCACGTTCCTGCTGTGCTGCGTGGACTACGATGTGCTGTTCGCCACGCGCCCGCTCAACCACAGCCACGTCCCCGAGCGCGCCAAGGTGACGCTGCCCGACGCCGTGCTGCCCGCCCCGCAGTGCGCCCGCAggtggggacaccggggacacctGGGCTCCCAGCGGTGGGGGTGACACGCGTGTCCCCAAAGGGTCGGTGGCTGTGGGTGGCTGCGGCGCCAGCTGCTGCCTGCGTGGCCGTGCAGAGGTGCCAGTGCCACCAGCGTGGCTTTGCAGGGCCAGGGTGCCACTGGTGTGGCTGCATCACGTCCTGGTGCTGTGGGTGATGTGTCCCCAGCAGTCTCTGAGGCTGCAGAGGGCAGTGAGGcggctggtggcactggtgacaCCTGTGTTTCTGCAGGCTACATGGCAGCGGgtggctgctgcctgtgaaGCGTTTGTTGGCCCTCCTGACACTTGTGTCCCCACAGGCTTTGTGTCAGCAGGTGCCTTCTGGGTTTGCTGGCACTGGTGTGGCTGTGGGGGGGTCCCGGTGGCACTGGTGACACCTGTGTCTTCTTAGCAGGCCCTGTGGCACTGGCTGGCAGGTGGCCATGGGGACTTGGTGACACTGTGACACCCGTGTGTCCCCGCAGGCTCCGTGGCAGCGGgtggctgctgttcctgctggtgCTGGCGGGCGCGGTGTGGCTCTGCCGCCTGGTCACGGCGCTGCGGCGCCTCGTGGGCTACTGGGAGATCCGCAGCTTCTACATCCGAGCGCTGGGCATCCCTGCGGTGagggggccgggctgggctggggctgggctgagctgtcaGGTGCCACTGATGGGGACAGAGgtctgggctgggctgtcagGTGTCCCTGGGAGAGGGCTGGGGTCCAGGGTGGGCTGCCAGGTGACACTGGGAGGACTGGGGTCTGAGCTGGGCTGTCAGGTGACACTGGGGGAGCTAGGGTCTGAGCTGGGCTGTAAGGTGCCACAGAGGGGTCCAGGATCCAGGCTGGGCCATAAGGTGTcacggggcacagggcagtgctgagtgaCGCCAGCACCGAGCAGCGCCGCGCTGTGCCGCGGGTGCCCCGTGCCCATGCCCATTGCCGCCGCCGCAGGAGGAGCTGTGTAACCACAGCTGGCAGTCGGTGCAGGCccggctgctggccctgcagcgGCGCCAGCCCCTGTGCGTGCCGCGCCGGGAGCTGACGGAGCTCGACATCCACCACCGCATCCTGCGCTTCCGCAACTACACCGTGGCCATGGTCAACAAGTCCCTGCTGCCCGTGCGCTTCCGCCTGCCGCTGCTGGGCCCCGTGGTGTTCCTGACGCGCGGGCTGCAGTTcaacctggagctgctgctgttccgCGGCCCGGCCGCGCTCTTCCAGAACACCTGGAGCCTGCGGCCGCAGGTGAAGCGGGCGGGCGCGCGGCGGGCGCTGGCGCGGGGGCTGGCGCGGGCGGCCGTGCTGCTGGGGGTGGCCAACCTGGCGCTGTGCCCCTGCGTGCTGGGCTGGCGCCTGCTGCTCGCCTTCTTCAGCTACGCCGAGGGGCTGAAGCGGGCGCCGGGCAGCCTGGGCGCGCGCCGCTGGTCGCTCTACGCGCGCCACTACCTGCGCCACTTCAACGAGCTGGGCCACGAGCTGCAGGCGCGCCTGGGCCGCGGCCACGCGCCCGCCACCCGGTACATGGACTCGTTCAGCAGCCCGCTGCTGGCCGTGCTGGCCCGCCACGTCGGCTTCTTCGCCGGCTCCGTGCTGGCCGTGCTCATCGTGCTCACCGTGTACGACGAGGACGTGCTGACCGTGCAGCACATCCTGACGGCCATCACCCTGCTGGGGCTCGTGGTCACCGTGGCCAGGTGGGTGCTGGAGTCACCATGGCCAGGTGGGTATTGTGGTCACCATGGCCAGGTGGGTATTGGGGTCACCGTGGCCGGGTGGGTGATGGGGTCACGGTGGCCAGGTGGGTTCTGGGGGCATGGTGACCGGGTGGGTAATGCAATCACGGTGGCCAGGTAGATGTTGGGGTCACCGTGGCCAGGTGGGCGCCAGGGTCACGGTGGCCGGGTGGGTTCTGGGGTCACGGTGGCCGGGTGGGTTCTGGGGTCACCGTGGCCAGGTGGATGCTGGGGACACGGTGACCGGGTGGGTGTTGGGATCACCGTGGCCAGGTAGATGTTGGGGTCACGGTGGCCAGGTGGGCGCCAGGGTCACGGTGGCCAGGTGGGTGTTGGGGTCATGGTGAACAGGTGGGTGCTGGGATCACCATGGCCAAGTGGGTGTTGGGGTCACGCCGgccaggtgggtgctgggggcacGGTGGCCAGGTGGGTATTGGAGTCACTGTGGCCAGGTGAATGCTGGCCTCATGGTGgccaggtgggtgctgggatCATGGTGGCCAGGTGGATGGGGCAGACCCTGTGCCATGCCATGGGGGCCGGGTGGGCAGCGGGGGGCTGAGGTGgggccctgcctgtgccccgCAGGTCCTTCATCCCGGACGAGCACGCGGTGTGGTGCccggagcagctgctgcagcggGTCCTGGCGCACGTTCATTACCTGCCCGAGCACTGGCAGGGCCGCGCTGGCCGTGCCGAGACACGAGCAGAGATGGCACAGCTCTTCCAGTACAAGGCGGTGCGTGCAGCCCCCCACTGCCCGAGACCCTCCTCCCCAGGACCCTGCTCCCCTGGGACCATcctctccccctgctccccccccagcaccccacagACTGGGAGCCCCCATCCTGGGACTTCCCAGCCCCATATCAGGACCCCCAGCCTGGACCTCTCAACACTGCGACCCCCTGCTCCAAGACCCCATTGCCCTGGATTCCCTGTCCCAAtcccctgccctgggacccctcagagcaggagctTCCCGTGCCTGGATCCCATACCCTGGATCCCCCACACTGGGACCCTCCTGCACCAGGGCTCCCCACTCTCGAGGCGCCCCCATCCAGGAGCCTCCTGCTCTGGAGTCCCCCAGGCTGAGATCCCCCACCCCAGGCAGCCCAAGGACTGCCCTGCTCAGGACCTACTGCCCTGATACCCCCACCCCGGACATCCCACCCCACGGCTTCCCAATCTGGGCCCTCCGCCCCGGGACACCCCCATATCCCGCTGGCCCCCCCTGCAGGTTTTCAttctggaggagctgctgagccccCTGGTGACGCCCCTGATCCTCATCTTCGCCTTCCCCCCCCGCGCCCTGGACATCGTGGACTTCTTCCGCAATTTCACGGTGGAGGTGGCGGGCGTGGGCGACATCTGCTCCTTCGCGCAGCTGGACGTGCGCCACCACGGCAACCCGCAGGTgtgcgcggggccgggcggggcgctGCGGGCCGTGCGGCCGCGCCGGGGCGGCCGTGCCACGTCCCTGTCCCCGCAGTGGCTGTCCGAGGGACACACGGAGGCGCCGCCGGAGCGCCAGGCGGAGCACGGCAAGACGGAGCTGTCGCTGATGCGCTTCGCCCTGAGCAACCCCCGctggcggccgccgccgcccgcccgccgcttCCTCGGCCACCTGCAGGCGCAGGTGACCCGCGACGCggccgccgcgcccgccccgcggcACCTGCTGCCCGAGGGGCCGCTGCCCGCGTCCCTGCTGTCCGAGGAGTCGGCCCTGGCGGTGAGTGGGGGCGCCCCGGGGGTGCCGGGGGTGTTTGTGTGTCCCtgagggtgtccctgcagcagcgAGCAGTGTCCTGGCTGCCGggggggtgccagggggtgTGTGCGTGTCCCCTGACGGGTGTCCCCGCAGCCCGAGGCGCTGGTCAGCAGTGTCCTGGCGGCCAGCGGGCTGGTGGCCCGGGACCCGCGCTTCGGGCCGCCCTGCGGCACGGCCAGCGCCACCGCCAGCCTGCTGGCGTCCCTGCGGACCCCCCTGGGCACCTGCGCGGCCGCCGAGAGCCCCGGCGAGCACCCCGAGGACAGGTGGGACACGGCACGGGGGCCGTCAgcagggggacatgggggggcATGGGGGGCGTGGGGAGGGGGGACGGGGCTGGGAAGGGTGTCGGGGGTGTCACCGAGGGGGGCTGGCGTGGTGGGACGGGGGTCGGGAGGGGAGGGGGTGTCACGAAGGGGATGTCATGGCGGGGAGGGGGTGTCACAGCGGGAAGGGGTGGCAGAGAGGGATGTGGTGGCAGTGAAGGGGTGCCAGGGAGGAATGCGGTGACACTCAGGGGTGTCACAGTGGAACAGGTGGCACGGAGGGATGTCGGGCAGCTCAGGGGTGGCACGGGGGGATGCGGTGGCACTCAGGGCGTCCCAGCTCGGAGGGCGCCGCGGCGGGGCTGTCACCGTCCCTCCCGGGCCCCAGGCCGGCGCTGAGCGAGTCGCGGCTGCGCAGCCTGAGCCGCTCGGCGCTGCTGGCCGAGGTGGCCTCTGCCGAGATGAGCCTGCACGCCATCTACCTGCACCAGGTGTGTCACCGCCGTGCCCGTGTCCCCCCGCCCGCAGCACCCCGGCACACAGCGACACGGTCCCTTGGGGCTCCCTGGTGTCTCTCACCCCAGTGTCGctgtctgtgtgctctgcctggCCCTGGTCCCTTGTCCCCCGTCCCTTGTCCCCATTCCAGGCtgtccccaccctcccagcccgCTGGGTGACACCCACCCTGTGTTCTCAGCCTGACGGGATGCTGGGATGCGGCACCGCGGGTGGTGTCGCCCACGGTGCCCCTTGTGCCACCGCTCCGGGGCTGGGGAGGGTCCCGGGCCGAGGGAcccttgtcctgctgccccagggggGCTCCAGTGCCAGCAcgggggctgtgctgtggtggggggctccagcagcaatatgggggctgtgctgtgctggggggctccagcagcaatatgggggctgtgctgtgctggggggctccagcagcaatatgggggctctgctgtgctggggggctccagcagcaatatgggggctgtgctgtgctgtgctggggggctccagcagcaatatgggggctgtgctgtgctgtggtggggggctccagcagcaatatgggggctctgctgtgctggggggctCCAGCAGCAATATGGgcgctgtgctgtgctgtggtggggggctccagcagcaatatgggggctctgctgtgctggggggctCCAGCAGCAATATGGgcgctgtgctgtgctggggggctCCAGTGCCAGCAcggggggctgtgctgtgctggggggctCCACCGCCAcgtgggggctctggggggctctGAGCGCTCACCCTGgctctctgctcttccctgaccccccagctccaccagcagcagcagccgcagggCCCCCAGCCCGCGGGGGCACCCAAACACCCCTCGGTGACCACAGGTGAGCCCGGGGGTGTccggggggctggggggcactgctggcaccccCCCCCCAGCACGGGGCTGAGCCCGGAGCCGGGCAGGgggggctctgagctcctgcccccctgtgcccccaggctcGGCTGCCCGCGCCTCGCAGCTGCGGGAGATGCCGCTGGGCGGGTGGGCcgaggaggacgaggaggaggaggaggaggaagcggAGACGATGACGTAGCCGAGCCCGGCGCCGGTgggtggggacacgggggaggGGGGACCCCCGGGATGGGACATGGAAacccccggggctgggggtACAGGGACTCATGGCCTGGGACAcggaggggctgggggacagggacccccggggctgggggacaATGGTGGGTgacccccagggctgggggacagggacatgaaAGGGATGCActgggacatggaggggctgggggacagggacccccggGGCTGGGGTTCAGTGGGGCCTGGCTGCCGCGTGTGCCAGggtccccagtgctggggtgcCCAGTGTTGGGGTCCCCAAGTGCCAGGGACCCCACTCCGGGGGCCCCCACTCCGGGGTCCCTGCCCCGGGGTCCCTGCCCCGGGGTCCCTGCTGACCCCCGGTTCCCTCTGCAGGGTCCTGGGTGTGCCGAGAGCCCCCGGAGGTGCCGGGGGAGCCGCCAGGGGCATAGTGGGGGGCTCGCCGTGCCCACTATGCTGCCAGGGGGGCCCTGTCTGTCGGAGCCCCCTGCTCGGGGCGTCCCTGGTGCCCCCACTAcactgcagggccaggggtgcTGCCAGGGCCCCCCCAGGTGCTGTTTTTGGGGGGCACAGCGCTGGTGCCCCCCGTGGTGCCCCGAGCACCAGCTGAAATAAAGGTTTACAGAGGGGCTGTGCCcgctggctgtgcctggggtgggctgggggtcctggggacCAATGCCGtggatggggctgtggcagtttggggtgacactgggggtcctggggggcatTGATGCCATGGATGGGGCATTGATGCCgtggatggggctggggcagtTTGGGGTGACGCTGGGGGTCCTGggcaggtggcagcagtgggCCTGGCAGGGGGTGCGCTCACCTGCAGCCACACAGGTGGGAGCCACGGAACACGGGAACACGGCCCTCCCCCGTTTCCCACCCCTCAGAGCCACAGTCCATGTCCTTTCGCCCCCATTTCCCACCCCCGGCGTCTGGAGCGTGGCCAGGTGTCCCCGGCGGTGTCACAAAGCCCgtccctgcccagtgccacctcccctGCCCCCGGTGCCAGCGCAGGAGCCCAAGTGTCGGGCCGGGGGTATCAAAACTAAACCTTTACTGGGGGTGGCGGGCGGGGGCCCGGCCGCAGGgccccgtgtccccgtgtccccgtgcCTCAGGGGCCGGGCCCCGGCGGGCGCCGCTCCTGCAGGGAGAAGGACTGGCTGCGGATGCGCAGGGCCACCTCCTGCGTGCGGAACGTCAGCCCGAAGATGTCCTCGTGGTAGCGGTTCTTGTCCTGCGGGACAGGCGTCAGGCCGGGGCCGGCCACCCCCGCCGTGTGTCCCCGgggtgtgtccccaggggtgtccccagggtgcccCCAGGGTGTGTCCCCGGTGTGTGTCCCcggtgtgtccccagggtgtgtccccagggtgtgtccccagggtgtccccagggtgtccccagggtgc is part of the Ammospiza nelsoni isolate bAmmNel1 chromosome 1, bAmmNel1.pri, whole genome shotgun sequence genome and encodes:
- the ABCB8 gene encoding mitochondrial potassium channel ATP-binding subunit, with the protein product MPLPVLLLRAAGAWTRLRPPSVPGRSFRYGGRLGLAVPPRPPPAPPAPRSRLLLVGSASGCVLLGLLRTAARCQEATTVPAVPAVPPAAAEPPEPPPETPFDWPLFWTFLRPQLLALSAAVVLALGAALLNVRIPVLLGQLVDVVARCARGHVATYLREVRRPALRLLAVYCLQGLLTFGYIALLARVGERVAGNMRKALFSALLRQEVAFFDATRTGQLVTRLTADIQEFKSSFKLAVSQGLRSGTQTAGCFVSLYLLSPKLTGLLLVALPALVGTGAFIGAFLRSLSRQAQEQVAKATVVADEALGNVRTVRAFAMEEQQAGLFRAEVDRAGCLSEQLGLGIAAFQGLSNLALNGIVLGTIFVGGSLMAGDQLSPGDLMSFLVASQTVQRSLASISVLMGQVVRGLSAGARVLELLRLEPLVPLQGGSTIPAHSLLGRISFNHVSFSYPTRPGYPVLQDFSLTLPPCQTVAIVGPSGGGKSTVAALLERFYEPTAGTITLDGHDIAGLDPSWLRGQVIGFISQEPVLFGTTIMENIRFGKPGASDAEVYEAARLADADGFIRSFPEGYSTVVGERGTALSGGQKQRIAIARALLKDPAVLILDEATSALDAQAERAVQAALERAAAGRTVLLIAHRLSTIRGAHLIAVLARGRVAEAGTHEELLRRGGLYAELIRRQTKEGS
- the LOC132078416 gene encoding collagen alpha-1(I) chain-like; its protein translation is MAAPGGGGSGGGSGRPTPRPGPCAGPDPHRPRSAASGPSRAPRPDPADPRARHTRSSPGPPRTAGLAPEPAAELGARPAPPTPPLPGLLPVRPWPAAGPGAGAAPPERPAPAGPGRHRAPGERGRAAVPGRPSPAVPGAGSRRSSPGSRSPAAAPGPPAGLRGAPGRCVPCGRAVSRCVLPGHTGLTDGPRTAQPCVTTGARVSRGCHPALPHGQVSVSPYGVPVTQVTLRKHRRVPAGSPGPLPRSPCPSGAAVSLGCRVPRAVSLAPGVSLSPGPGIPRPPHRGYLPSGAIFRLRGYFWPRGAERVGDGPCRCHPPGHPIPGAAAAVPRGVAQVGSRPSRCISPARESAPDTWGRTVSPAATGLAGQRLRPPRGTLVTRGAAGGGPGSCPAPEGRGLRSFPGEVRKALRGRQGSAPLPSCSRLRGRCVRAEWGLRAVCGHTSPWGGGLGSVPGSPAGSRQALALARPVGQDGPVAAAVSPAVSLPAAGASSGHPNPGHAGGTPAAFPAPHICPGPSAPHRPMAAAPRRRKALPFPGR
- the ATG9B gene encoding autophagy-related protein 9B, which translates into the protein MAEHGEEHRDYREYRRLEDCEEDSPPGEEEEEQLLLHVTEGPTDSWHHIKDLDSFFTKIYQFHQRNGFACVLLSDVLELVQFLFVVTFSTFLLCCVDYDVLFATRPLNHSHVPERAKVTLPDAVLPAPQCARRLRGSGWLLFLLVLAGAVWLCRLVTALRRLVGYWEIRSFYIRALGIPAEELCNHSWQSVQARLLALQRRQPLCVPRRELTELDIHHRILRFRNYTVAMVNKSLLPVRFRLPLLGPVVFLTRGLQFNLELLLFRGPAALFQNTWSLRPQVKRAGARRALARGLARAAVLLGVANLALCPCVLGWRLLLAFFSYAEGLKRAPGSLGARRWSLYARHYLRHFNELGHELQARLGRGHAPATRYMDSFSSPLLAVLARHVGFFAGSVLAVLIVLTVYDEDVLTVQHILTAITLLGLVVTVARSFIPDEHAVWCPEQLLQRVLAHVHYLPEHWQGRAGRAETRAEMAQLFQYKAVFILEELLSPLVTPLILIFAFPPRALDIVDFFRNFTVEVAGVGDICSFAQLDVRHHGNPQWLSEGHTEAPPERQAEHGKTELSLMRFALSNPRWRPPPPARRFLGHLQAQVTRDAAAAPAPRHLLPEGPLPASLLSEESALAPEALVSSVLAASGLVARDPRFGPPCGTASATASLLASLRTPLGTCAAAESPGEHPEDRPALSESRLRSLSRSALLAEVASAEMSLHAIYLHQLHQQQQPQGPQPAGAPKHPSVTTGSAARASQLREMPLGGWAEEDEEEEEEEAETMT